A region of the Sphingomonas sp. S2-65 genome:
GCCAGTCCCGGCGGAAACGCCGGCCACTCGGGAGGCACCATGCGGCTCACCCGCCCGCCCTCCTGATCGATCAGGATCGGCAGGTCGTCGCGGCCGGACAGCATGCGAAGATCGTCCGTCAGCGCCTTCATCTGCGCACGGTCGACACAGTTGCGCTTGAACAGGATATAGCCGAGCGGATCGGCGTCGCGGAAAAAGGCACGCTCGTCCGCGCTGAGTTCGGCGCCGGCGATGGCGAAGATGACCGGTTTCATGGCCGAGCCTTTAGCTCGTCACGAAGCAGCTTTCACCCGCAACCTTGAGCCGTCCGCAAATCTCGCGCGCCTGGCCGTTGCTGCCGGCGTTCACCCGCAGCCGGAAGATCGCCTTGCCGTCCTTTTCCGCGCGCTCCACCGACTTGCCGAAGGTCGCGAGATAGCCGAACCGCTTCGACAGCCGAGCCCAGGCGGTATTGGCGCCGCCCTCGTTCGGGAACGCGCCCAGCTGGATCAATGAGCCGGAACCCGCCCCCGGGCGCTCTGCTGCCTGTGCGGCGGGGCGCACCGGCGTCACGGTTGCGGCGGCGGGTACTTCGATCTTGGCGGTGCGGCTGCCCGGCTGCCCGGGGCGTTGCTGCGGGGCCGGCGTGCCCTGCACCGGATCCTCGGGAAGCGCGCCGACATTGATGCTGGAATTGCTTTCGGCACCCTGGCTGGTGGTGAAGACGGTGTCGCCCTGCCCCTCCACCTTCATGCCGCCCGGCTCCTGCGGCTTGGTCTTGTAGTCGCCCTGCGGCGCCTCGATCAGCTGACCATTGCCGGTGCCCCCGCGCTGCTGGTCGTACCAGCGATAGGCGAGCGCACCGATCACCAGCAGTACGACCAGGATCAGGAGAACCAGCAGGATCCGGCCAAAGGAACGTCGCTCGACATATTCCTCCTCCACCGTCTCCAGCCACGGCAGCCGATCTTCCTCGGCGACGCTATCCCCTGACCGCACGCTCATCTCAGTGCATCTCCTGCACGGCCTCGACGCCCATCAGCGCCAGGCCGTTGCGGATGATCTGCCCGATCCCGCGCGCCAAGAAAAGCCGTGCGCAAGTGAGCTCCGGCTGATCGACCAGCAGGTAGCGGCGCTCGGGCCGATCATTGCCGGCGTTCCACTGCGCGTGGAAAAGGCCCGCCAAGTCATAGAGATAGAACGCGATCCGGTGCGGTTCGCGTGCCGAAGCGGCACCCTCCACCACCCGCGGGAACTGCGCGGCGAGCTTCACCAGCGCCAGGTCCTCTGTATCAAGCAGGGACAGGTCGACCGCGCCGCACGTGATTCCGGCCTCCGCCGCCTTGCGATGGAGCGAGTGCACCCGGGCATGCGCATATTGCACATAGAATACCGGGTTGTCCTTCGACGCCTCCACCACCTTGGCGAAGTCGAAGTCCATCTGCGCGTCGGCCTTGCGCGTCAGCATGGTGAAGCGGACCACGTCCTTGCCGACTTCGTTGACGACATCGGCGAGCGTGACGAAATTGCCCGCGCGCTTGGACATCTTCACCGGCTCGCCCGCGCGCAGCAGGCGCACCATCTGCACCAGCTTGACGTCGAACTTGGTCTCGCCGCCGGTCAGCGCCTGCACTGCCGCGACGATGCGCTTGACCGTGCCGGCATGGTCCGCGCCCCAGATGTCGATCAGCTGGTCCGCCGACTGCGCCTTCTGGAAATGATAAGCGAGATCCGCGCCGAAATAGGTCCAGCTGCCGTTCGACTTCTTGATCGGGCGGTCCTGGTCGTCGCCGAACTGCGTCGAGCGGAACAGCGGCAGCTCGACCGGCTCCCAATCCTCGGGCGTCTCGCCCTTGGGCGCTTCCAGCACCCCGTCATAGACATAGCCGCGCTCGCGCAGCCACGCCTCGGCCTGTTCCGGCTTGCCCGCCGCCTGCAGCTCGGCCTCGGACGAGAACAGGTCGTGATGGATGCCGAGCAAGGCCAGATCGTCCTTGATCATCACCAGCATGGCGGCGACCGCTTCCTTGCGGAACAGCGCCAGCCATTCGCTCTCCGGCGCGCCGACGAACCTGTCGCCATGTTCCGCCGCCAGCTTGGCACCGATCGGCTTCAGATACTCGCCCGGATACAGGCCCTCGGGGATCTCGATCGTCTCGCCCAGCGCCTCGCGGTAGCGCAGCTGCGCCGAGCGGGCGAGCACGTCGACCTGGCCGCCCGCGTCGTTGACATAATATTCGCGGATCACCTTGTGCCCGACGAACTCGAGCAGGCTGGCAAGCGCATCGCCCACCACCGCGCCGCGGCAATGCCCCATGTGCATCGGCCCGGTCGGATTGGCCGAGACATATTCGACATTGACGGTGGCGCCTTCGCCGACCGTGGACCGGCCATAGGCGTCCGCGGTGTCGAGGATCTCGGTCAGTTCGCCGCGCCAGGTGTCGTCGCTCAATGTCAGGTTGATGAAGCCCGGCCCGGCCACCGACACCGCCGAAACCTCGTCCAGCTTCTCCAGCTCGGCGGCGATCTTCTCGGCCAGCGCGCGCGGGTTGGTCTTGGCCGGCTTGGCGAGCACCATCGCCGCGTTGGTCGCCAGGTCGCCATGAGTCACGTCGCGCGGCGGCTCTACCGTAACCGCGCGTCGCTCCAGCCCCGCGGGCAAGTCCCCGGCGAGGACGAGCGCATCCAGCGCGAGGTTCAGATGCGCGGCGAAACGAGTGTAGAGCGTCATTCACGATTCCAACTGCGGAGGAAGCGCGGGCTCTTAGCGTAGTGGCCGCCCGCCGTCACCTCTTGCCCATCCAAGCCTCAGCCGGACCTCGACCACACGGAGGATTGCGTCAGGCGCAATCGCAGCCACCGCGCTTTGCGATTGCTCCACATGGTGCGGCGCAACATAATTGCTCCCAGAACATAACAGGGATGCCGGTCTGGCTCTTTCGGACACTGAAGGAGAAAGATCGTGACGAAGTTCATTTTCGCAGCAGCTGCCGCCACTCTCGCATTCGCCTCTCCGGCGCTCGCGCAGGAACGCAGCTTCACTCGCGACGGGGTGACCTACAGCTACACCACGACCATCCAAGGCGATGCGCGCGTCCTCGAGGGGCATGCATCGCAAGGCGGCAAGTTCCGGCTGACGGTGAAGAATGGCTGGGTGAAGGGCCATGTCGCCGCCAACCCGGTATCGTTCCGCGCACCCAAGGGCCTGAACACGGTCCAGGTCGCCCAGCGCTGATGGCGGACGGGACCTTCGTTTCGCCGCGAAGGTCCCGTCAGAACCCCTCGGGCAAGTCGACCGGGCCGACCACCTCGCGGTAGCGGGCAATGGCATAGCGGTCGGTCATCCCGGCGATGAAATCGGCAATGTGCCGGCTGCGCCACGGCTCGGCCTCCGGCAACCCGCTGCGCCACGCGTCCGGCATCAGCCCCGGATCAGCAGCATAGGCAGCGAACAGTCCCGCCACCACTGCGTTCGCGGCCTCGGCTGCGGCAAGCTGGCTCGGATGGTGGTACAGATTGGCGTACATGAAGCGCTTCAAGTCGCGCTCGGCGTCGCGCATCGGTTCGGAGAACATCGCCAGCACCTGCCCTGCCCCGCGCACATCCTCGACCGAACCGATCTCCAGCGCCTCCAGCCGGCTCCGCGTCGCCTCGATCAGGTCGTTGACCATTTCGCCGATCTGCGAGCGGATCAGCTCGCCGACCAGCCTCTCGGCCGGCACCCGCGGGAACTTCGCCTGCACCCGGCGCCACCCATCGG
Encoded here:
- a CDS encoding SPOR domain-containing protein, which translates into the protein MSVRSGDSVAEEDRLPWLETVEEEYVERRSFGRILLVLLILVVLLVIGALAYRWYDQQRGGTGNGQLIEAPQGDYKTKPQEPGGMKVEGQGDTVFTTSQGAESNSSINVGALPEDPVQGTPAPQQRPGQPGSRTAKIEVPAAATVTPVRPAAQAAERPGAGSGSLIQLGAFPNEGGANTAWARLSKRFGYLATFGKSVERAEKDGKAIFRLRVNAGSNGQAREICGRLKVAGESCFVTS
- the argS gene encoding arginine--tRNA ligase; its protein translation is MTLYTRFAAHLNLALDALVLAGDLPAGLERRAVTVEPPRDVTHGDLATNAAMVLAKPAKTNPRALAEKIAAELEKLDEVSAVSVAGPGFINLTLSDDTWRGELTEILDTADAYGRSTVGEGATVNVEYVSANPTGPMHMGHCRGAVVGDALASLLEFVGHKVIREYYVNDAGGQVDVLARSAQLRYREALGETIEIPEGLYPGEYLKPIGAKLAAEHGDRFVGAPESEWLALFRKEAVAAMLVMIKDDLALLGIHHDLFSSEAELQAAGKPEQAEAWLRERGYVYDGVLEAPKGETPEDWEPVELPLFRSTQFGDDQDRPIKKSNGSWTYFGADLAYHFQKAQSADQLIDIWGADHAGTVKRIVAAVQALTGGETKFDVKLVQMVRLLRAGEPVKMSKRAGNFVTLADVVNEVGKDVVRFTMLTRKADAQMDFDFAKVVEASKDNPVFYVQYAHARVHSLHRKAAEAGITCGAVDLSLLDTEDLALVKLAAQFPRVVEGAASAREPHRIAFYLYDLAGLFHAQWNAGNDRPERRYLLVDQPELTCARLFLARGIGQIIRNGLALMGVEAVQEMH